Proteins from a genomic interval of Zingiber officinale cultivar Zhangliang chromosome 1B, Zo_v1.1, whole genome shotgun sequence:
- the LOC121975852 gene encoding probable membrane metalloprotease ARASP2, chloroplastic, whose amino-acid sequence MITLSASAHAFILPRNPKLPLFPSPSLLVQSLPSSTLSLFFPRCRRRSQRFGHRNGGSRSAHVTASLGGLEGAQPVVEAASVLAAIILVHEAGHFLAATLQGIRVSKFAVGFGPVLARFVAGGVEYSLRAFPLGGFVGFPDDDPDSDIPSDDADLLKNRPVLDRLIVVSAGVVANVVFAYLIVFAQVLTVGLPVQEALPGLLVPEVRTGSAAARDGLLAGDIILEVNGETAPSLTELVEYIKMSAGKKVAIKVVRQGAKAVELSVTPDESADGAGRIGVQLSPNFKLSKVRAKNLAEATMFASREFVGLASTVLDGLKQTFLNFSQTASKVSGPVAIIAVGAEVARSSSDGLFQFAAVINLNLAVINLLPLPALDGGSLALILLEAARGGRKIPREVEQRIMSSGILFVVMLGLFLIVRDTLNLDFIKEML is encoded by the coding sequence ATGATAACCCTCTCGGCATCGGCCCACGCCTTCATCCTCCCCCGCAATCCCAAgctccctctcttcccttcgcCCTCCCTTCTCGTTCAATCACTCCCCTCTTCCACACTTTCCCTCTTCTTCCCTCGATGCCGCCGGCGCAGCCAGCGGTTCGGTCACCGGAACGGAGGTTCTCGCAGTGCCCACGTTACCGCCTCCCTTGGTGGGCTAGAGGGCGCCCAGCCCGTGGTCGAGGCCGCATCCGTCCTCGCCGCGATCATCCTCGTCCACGAGGCCGGCCACTTCCTTGCCGCTACCCTCCAGGGCATCCGCGTCAGCAAGTTCGCCGTCGGGTTTGGACCTGTGCTTGCCCGATTCGTCGCCGGCGGTGTCGAGTACTCTCTCCGAGCCTTCCCCCTCGGCGGTTTCGTAGGGTTCCCCGACGACGATCCCGACAGCGACATACCTTCCGACGACGCCGACCTCCTCAAAAACCGCCCAGTTCTCGACCGTCTCATTGTAGTCTCCGCCGGCGTCGTCGCCAACGTCGTCTTCGCGTACCTGATCGTCTTCGCCCAGGTGCTCACCGTTGGGCTACCCGTGCAGGAGGCGCTGCCGGGGCTTCTTGTGCCCGAGGTCCGCACCGGATCCGCTGCGGCTCGTGACGGACTACTTGCCGGCGACATCATACTTGAGGTCAACGGGGAGACTGCGCCCTCCCTCACGGAGCTCGTCGAGTACATCAAGATGAGCGCAGGCAAGAAAGTAGCAATTAAGGTGGTGAGGCAAGGAGCTAAAGCTGTGGAACTCTCTGTAACTCCCGACGAGAGCGCGGATGGGGCTGGGAGAATCGGAGTACAACTGTCCCCAAATTTTAAGCTTTCCAAGGTCCGGGCAAAGAATTTAGCAGAGGCCACAATGTTCGCTAGTAGAGAGTTCGTGGGATTAGCCTCCACAGTGTTGGACGGCTTGAAGCAGACCTTCTTGAACTTCTCCCAGACCGCGAGCAAAGTCTCCGGCCCTGTTGCAATAATTGCAGTCGGCGCCGAGGTCGCGAGATCGAGTTCCGACGGGCTGTTTCAGTTTGCTGCGGTGATCAACCTTAATCTTGCCGTGATCAACCTTCTGCCATTGCCCGCGCTCGATGGCGGTTCCCTCGCGCTTATTCTCTTGGAAGCCGCCAGAGGTGGGAGGAAGATCCCAAGGGAGGTGGAACAGCGGATTATGTCGTCAGGGATCTTGTTCGTCGTCATGCTGGGACTCTTTCTCATTGTTCGCGACACCTTAAACCTTGATTTTATTAAAGAGATGTTGTGA